From a single Loxodonta africana isolate mLoxAfr1 chromosome 9, mLoxAfr1.hap2, whole genome shotgun sequence genomic region:
- the CAVIN4 gene encoding caveolae-associated protein 4 yields MEHNGSASNADKIHQNRLSSVTEDEDQDAALTIVTVLDKVASIVDSVQASQKRIEERHREMEDAIKSVQIDLLKFSKSHSNTSYIVNKLFEKTRKVSAHIKDVKARVEKQQIHVTKVESKQEEIMKKNKFRVVIFQEKIPCPTSLSIVKDQSLTENQEEEEEEDVFDPPIDLSSDEEYYVEESKSARLRKSGKERIDNIKKAFSKENMQKTRQNFDKKVNRIRTRIVTPERRERLRQSGERLRQSGERFKKSLSNATPSREAFKMRNLRKPKDRTVAEGQEGIQELGVDIVARSESLGPISEFYQDEPSETERDQATAAYPSHEGGEIPTPEPLKVTFKPRVKVADDESLLLDLKQSA; encoded by the exons atggagcaTAACGGGTCTGCTTCAAATGCTGATAAAATCCATCAGAATCGCTTGTCCAGTGTTACAGAAGACGAAGACCAAGATGCAGCTCTCACCATTGTGACTGTGCTGGACAAAGTAGCTTCCATTGTGGACAGTGTTCAGGCAAgccagaagagaatagaagagagacACAGGGAAATGGAAGACGCAATAAAATCTGTCCAGATTGACCTGCTGAAgttctcaaagtcacacagcaacaCAAGTTATATCGTTAACAAGTTGTTTGAGAAAACCCGAAAAGTCAGTGCTCACATTAAAGACGTGAAGGCCCGCGTGGAGAAGCAACAAATACATGTTACAAAAGTTGAATCCAAGCAagaggaaataatgaagaaaaataaattccgTGTGGTAATATTTCAG gaGAAGATTCCGTGTCCGACGTCCCTATCTATTGTTAAAGACCAGAGCCTAACTGAGaatcaggaggaggaggaggaggaggatgtcTTTGACCCTCCCATTGATCTCTCCTCTGATGAAGAGTATTATGTTGAAGAAAGCAAATCTGCTAGGCTTAGAAAGTCAGGCAAGGAGCGGATTGATAATATCAAAAAAGCGTTTTCCAAAGAGAACATGCAGAAGACACGGCAGAATTTTGACAAGAAAGTAAACAGAATTAGAACTAGAATAGTGACCCCTGAGAGGAGAGAGAGGCTTCGGCAGTCAGGGGAGAGGCTTCGGCAGTCTGGTGAAAGATTTAAGAAATCCTTGTCTAACGCAACTCCCTCAAGGGAAGCTTTTAAGATGCGTAATCTTAGAAAACCTAAAGACCGAACTGTGGCTGAAGGCCAGGAGGGCATCCAGGAGCTGGGCGTGGACATCGTGGCCAGGAGCGAGTCTCTGGGCCCCATCAGTGAGTTCTACCAGGATGAGCCCAGTGAAACAGAACGTGACCAGGCCACAGCGGCATATCCTTCCCACGAAGGAGGGGAAATCCCGACCCCTGAGCCTTTAAAAGTTACTTTTAAACCTCGGGTGAAAGTAGCGGATGATGAATCTCTTTTGCTAGATTTAAAGCAGTCAGCATAA